One window of the Candidatus Goldiibacteriota bacterium HGW-Goldbacteria-1 genome contains the following:
- a CDS encoding two-component system response regulator, whose amino-acid sequence MSEKKKIVIADDEPFILSALQDTLSDDYTVFSASNGKEAVALVGKTMPDLAILDVMMPEMDGLEACKVLKKDSSTKSVPVILLTAKGQITDIEKGFKSGADAYVVKPFSPARLMEKVEEIFEKVQMRKKIIEDKKKA is encoded by the coding sequence ATGTCAGAGAAAAAGAAAATTGTAATTGCGGATGACGAACCATTTATTCTGTCCGCGCTTCAGGATACTTTATCGGATGATTACACGGTTTTTTCAGCTTCAAACGGTAAAGAAGCTGTGGCTCTTGTGGGAAAGACAATGCCGGATCTGGCGATTCTTGATGTAATGATGCCGGAAATGGACGGGCTTGAAGCCTGCAAGGTATTAAAGAAAGACAGTTCCACAAAGAGTGTGCCGGTTATTTTGCTTACCGCAAAAGGGCAGATAACGGACATTGAAAAAGGATTTAAGTCCGGCGCTGATGCTTACGTGGTTAAGCCTTTTTCGCCGGCAAGGCTTATGGAAAAAGTGGAAGAGATATTTGAAAAAGTACAGATGAGAAAAAAGATAATTGAGGATAAAAAGAAAGCATAG
- a CDS encoding ABC transporter permease yields the protein MSLHQKNNRIRAMFGRIFALAYRNYVFSIRNISAVLEVLFWPVIGIVSIGMMGSFLKVDKQMLAFLLTGAIMAGVLQVVQLDVAFGFLYDVWSKSLKQTLMSPVSSFEYVIGPWLFSMVKGTVAFIFLSLLSFWWFKFYLPPPATFIFAFGGVMLSGLIVGMTVIYFLMIFGSRIDVVAWMISVLMMLVCGIYYPVTMLPSGIVLIAKLIPLTYFLEYFRTGYGFALNFAHPLLKGYGLSLLYIIFLFFMIETALMKAKKTGMIVRLSE from the coding sequence TTGAGCTTGCATCAGAAGAATAACAGAATCCGCGCGATGTTTGGAAGGATATTCGCGCTGGCATACCGTAACTATGTATTTTCCATCAGAAACATATCCGCCGTGCTGGAAGTGCTTTTCTGGCCGGTTATAGGTATTGTAAGCATAGGCATGATGGGGTCTTTTCTTAAAGTGGATAAACAGATGCTTGCGTTTCTTTTAACCGGGGCGATAATGGCAGGCGTGCTTCAGGTTGTGCAGCTTGATGTGGCATTCGGCTTTTTATATGACGTGTGGTCCAAAAGCTTAAAACAGACGCTTATGTCGCCCGTGTCTTCTTTTGAATATGTAATAGGGCCGTGGCTTTTCTCAATGGTAAAGGGAACTGTTGCTTTTATTTTTTTAAGCCTGCTTTCCTTCTGGTGGTTTAAGTTTTATCTGCCGCCGCCCGCCACTTTTATTTTTGCTTTTGGCGGGGTGATGTTAAGCGGCCTTATAGTGGGAATGACTGTCATATATTTCCTTATGATTTTTGGATCCAGAATAGATGTGGTGGCGTGGATGATTTCCGTGCTTATGATGCTTGTCTGCGGCATCTATTATCCGGTGACAATGCTGCCTTCCGGTATCGTACTTATCGCCAAACTTATTCCGCTGACTTATTTTCTGGAATATTTCAGGACAGGCTACGGCTTTGCGCTTAACTTTGCCCATCCCCTTCTTAAAGGGTACGGCCTGTCGCTTTTATACATTATTTTTCTTTTTTTTATGATAGAAACCGCGCTGATGAAGGCGAAAAAAACCGGAATGATAGTGAGATTATCAGAATAA
- the aroQ gene encoding type II 3-dehydroquinate dehydratase: MKKILVIHGPNLNLLGQREPDVYGNVKLSDINDKLTQMASTAGIELKIVQSNHEGELVDAIHQAINWAQCIIINPAAYTHTSVAIRDALSAVAIPTIEVHLSNIYKREDFRQKSFVAQVAEGQISGFGAESYYLALEAASKLIQ, encoded by the coding sequence ATGAAAAAAATTCTTGTTATACACGGGCCAAACCTTAACCTGCTGGGACAGAGGGAGCCTGATGTTTACGGAAACGTAAAACTGTCTGACATAAATGACAAACTGACTCAGATGGCATCAACCGCAGGTATAGAACTTAAAATAGTCCAAAGCAATCACGAAGGAGAGCTGGTTGATGCCATTCATCAGGCAATTAACTGGGCGCAGTGCATAATAATAAACCCTGCCGCCTACACCCACACATCCGTTGCCATAAGGGATGCCTTATCCGCGGTGGCAATACCTACAATTGAAGTACACCTTTCAAACATCTACAAAAGAGAGGACTTCAGGCAAAAATCTTTTGTGGCACAGGTGGCAGAAGGCCAGATTTCCGGTTTCGGCGCTGAAAGCTATTACCTTGCCCTTGAAGCGGCCTCTAAACTGATACAATGA
- a CDS encoding ABC transporter ATP-binding protein produces the protein MDEIAVKAQGICKTYRAGIFKKRETKALLGIDLEVHKGELFGILGPNGAGKTTFLNIIMGILARDCGTLSILDENIEHGFPERLKMRMNMSSGNANFPWSLTVRENIIFYGKLYGMKGKALADKTDELMEFVSLEKYRDKRFDELSTGNKQKLALAKSLINDPELLLLDEPTTGMDPDISARIRAMVKDINKKRGITILLTTHYMKEAEELCGRIAFIKGGAISALGTKEELQTLVNARDMEEAFIELASEE, from the coding sequence ATGGATGAAATAGCGGTAAAGGCACAGGGTATATGCAAGACATATAGGGCCGGTATTTTTAAAAAAAGGGAAACAAAAGCCCTGTTAGGTATTGATTTAGAAGTGCATAAAGGCGAACTTTTTGGAATTCTTGGGCCTAACGGCGCCGGTAAAACCACATTTCTTAATATAATTATGGGAATACTGGCACGCGACTGCGGCACCCTTTCTATTCTTGATGAAAACATTGAACATGGTTTTCCTGAAAGGCTTAAAATGAGAATGAATATGAGCTCCGGCAATGCCAACTTTCCATGGTCGCTGACAGTAAGGGAAAACATTATTTTTTACGGTAAACTTTATGGTATGAAAGGCAAAGCGCTTGCTGATAAAACTGATGAGCTGATGGAATTTGTATCGCTGGAAAAATACAGGGACAAACGTTTTGATGAATTATCAACGGGTAATAAGCAGAAACTGGCGCTGGCAAAATCGCTGATAAATGACCCGGAACTGCTTCTGCTTGATGAACCGACAACCGGTATGGATCCTGATATTTCCGCAAGGATACGCGCCATGGTAAAGGATATAAATAAAAAGCGGGGTATCACGATACTTTTAACCACTCATTATATGAAAGAAGCGGAAGAACTGTGCGGAAGAATAGCTTTTATAAAAGGCGGGGCAATAAGCGCGCTTGGAACAAAAGAAGAGCTGCAGACGCTGGTAAACGCCAGAGATATGGAGGAGGCTTTCATTGAGCTTGCATCAGAAGAATAA
- a CDS encoding diacylglycerol kinase, whose translation MFELINKLIKSTMYGLQGLWYGFYTKKNIITTFVILFIYIFTIWYFDVDVIRAVIILLACLVIIVAEVLNTAIEKVIDVLSPKYNRGLGLAKDISAGAVVVASLAALTVSVILLWKPVMTKLAELIVTK comes from the coding sequence ATGTTTGAACTGATAAACAAATTAATTAAAAGTACAATGTACGGGCTGCAGGGGCTTTGGTACGGGTTTTACACAAAGAAGAATATAATCACAACGTTTGTAATCCTGTTTATTTATATTTTCACAATCTGGTATTTTGACGTGGATGTAATAAGGGCGGTAATAATACTTCTTGCCTGCCTTGTCATAATAGTAGCGGAAGTTCTAAATACGGCGATAGAAAAGGTTATTGATGTACTGTCCCCAAAATACAACAGGGGCCTTGGGCTGGCAAAAGACATATCCGCCGGCGCAGTGGTTGTGGCTTCGCTTGCGGCGCTGACAGTATCAGTGATTTTATTGTGGAAGCCCGTTATGACAAAGCTGGCAGAACTTATAGTAACAAAATAA